Proteins encoded together in one Aminipila butyrica window:
- a CDS encoding Coenzyme F420 hydrogenase/dehydrogenase, beta subunit C-terminal domain has translation MINIKTKENCCGCSACSQICPQACIEMHEDHEGFLYPAVDIDLCIHCQICEKVCPVINVHSDEGEKVIAFAAYNKDERQRLDSSSGGIFTVLAEKIINQNGIIFGAAISKDCRMVNHIAVENADELWQLRGSKYLQSQIGNNFVRVKFLLDRGEKVLFSGTPCEIEGLKSFLRKDYENLLCVDFICHGTPSPKLWGKYIGYHEKRAGASVRRVFFRHKKYGWEKFVVLFEFKNNTTYEQIFSKDLFFQMFLQDLCLRPSCYQCVFKKKNRVSDITLADFWGCNDICADLNDNKGLSLVLVHNKYGNNLFNQIKDRLVIREVSVEEAINSNQSMIKSCPKPLYRNVFMSEIDKISISELGNKYLKRRTIVDIVKERVPKKVKLQVKKFLRQCKTK, from the coding sequence TTGATTAATATAAAAACAAAAGAGAACTGTTGTGGATGTTCAGCTTGTTCACAGATATGCCCTCAAGCATGTATTGAGATGCACGAAGATCACGAGGGTTTTCTATATCCGGCAGTGGATATAGATTTATGTATTCATTGTCAGATATGTGAAAAAGTATGCCCAGTGATTAATGTTCATTCAGATGAAGGGGAAAAAGTAATTGCATTTGCAGCATATAATAAAGATGAGAGACAGCGGCTTGATAGTTCATCAGGAGGTATTTTTACCGTATTGGCTGAGAAAATTATTAATCAAAATGGAATAATTTTTGGCGCAGCAATATCTAAAGATTGTCGAATGGTGAATCATATTGCGGTTGAAAATGCTGACGAACTATGGCAATTGCGAGGCAGCAAGTATTTACAAAGCCAAATTGGTAATAATTTTGTAAGGGTAAAATTTTTATTAGATCGCGGAGAAAAAGTATTGTTTTCTGGTACACCATGTGAAATTGAGGGCCTAAAGTCTTTTCTACGGAAAGATTATGAGAATTTACTATGTGTCGATTTTATATGCCATGGTACCCCTAGCCCTAAGTTATGGGGAAAATACATTGGTTATCACGAAAAACGTGCAGGCGCTTCTGTACGGCGCGTATTTTTCAGACATAAGAAATATGGTTGGGAAAAATTTGTCGTATTGTTTGAGTTTAAAAACAATACGACATACGAGCAGATTTTTTCCAAAGATTTATTCTTTCAGATGTTTTTACAAGATTTATGCTTAAGGCCATCGTGTTATCAATGTGTGTTTAAAAAGAAGAATAGAGTTAGTGATATTACTTTGGCTGATTTTTGGGGTTGCAATGATATCTGTGCGGATTTAAATGACAATAAGGGACTATCTCTTGTGTTAGTTCATAATAAGTATGGAAATAATTTGTTTAATCAAATTAAAGATCGATTAGTAATCCGAGAAGTGAGCGTAGAGGAAGCTATTAACAGTAATCAATCAATGATTAAATCGTGTCCAAAACCGTTATACAGAAATGTCTTTATGAGTGAAATAGATAAGATATCTATTTCTGAGCTTGGAAACAAATATTTGAAGCGAAGAACTATTGTAGATATAGTCAAAGAAAGAGTACCTAAAAAGGTAAAGTTACAGGTGAAGAAATTTCTAAGGCAATGTAAAACAAAATAG